Below is a genomic region from Rouxiella chamberiensis.
GCCAACAAACCGGCCTAGTTTTCGTCAACGCGACAGACTGTTATCAAGAAGCCCGTTAAGCCATTAACGGGCTTCTTTGTTTCTGCCTGACTAAATCATCAGGTAACGCAGCGCCACCATGACCGCCAACTGGCGATAATGCGCGGTTTGGGTATCCAGTTCTTCCGGATTTTCAAACAGCGCGCCAAAGGTGTACTTGTTGGCGACCTGGTGCACGCAAAGGCTGCTAATGAGCCGATGCACGTCCCGCGCCTGGGCATCTTCCTTGAAAAGATGACCTTTTTTACCGCGTTCGAGAATATCGTCCAGCAGCGTCAGCGCCGTCTGGTTCAACTGGCGAATATGGGTGGATTGACGAATAAACCGGCCGCGCAGCATGTTTTCGGTCGAGACGATGCGGATAAATTCAGGATGCGACACGTGAAAATCGAAACTGGCCTCCACCAGCTTGACGATAGCCTCGGCCGGGGGATAGGCAGAGAGATCGAGTTCAAGCTCGTGTTTGCGCAGGCAGCGATAGACATGCTCGAGAACCTGCATGTAGAGCGCTTCTTTCGATTTATAATGGTAAACCACCATACGTTTGGTGGTTTCCGCATTGTTGGCGATGTTTTCCATCCGTGCGCCCATCAGTCCGGACTCGGCAAACTCGTTCAGCGCGCTGTCGAAAATACGCTGCTTGAGGCCTATAGGATCGTTCTTTCGCCCCGTCGTCTGGGGACTTTGGCTAGTCAGCGTCTTCTCCTTAACGAAACCTGTGGTGTCTTTCAAAAAGGTTACCCTCGAGAAGTTGAATCAAAATTAAATCATTCGGCTTTATTTGACGATATTGTAGCCTTTTTCTCGCCAAATGGCGGCAAGCTGATGCATATCGTCAAAAGTTGTCACCAAGGGATGATCAATGGGCGGATTATGCGGATCGGCACAGTAATAATACACCGGAATATTGGCGGCAATGCCTGCCTGCACACCCGCAACGGAATCTTCGACCAGTATGCAGGAAGAGACAGGAACCTGCATTTTATCAGCAGCATGGTAAAGCAGGGCAGGATCCGGCTTCCAGCGCTGCAAGTCGTAGCCGCTAAACAGTTTCTCGCCCATAAACGGCAGCAAACCGGTTAATCCGAGCGAGTGCTGCATTTTGGTGACCGGGCCGTTCGAGACCACGCACATTGGCACGGTGATGGACTCAAGCAGGGCTTTGGCGCCCTCGATAGGCTCCAGCTTTTCGTCGAAGAGGCGCGCGACATGCTGACGGAAAACCTTTTCCATCTCTTCCTTGCCGGCTTGCAGCCCATGTTCGCGATTGATGATGTCGATGATTTCGTACAGCTTGACGCCTTTGTATTTTTTGAACATCACGTCATAAGACACAGTGACGCCAAAATGGGCGAACATCAGCACGTAGGCCTCGCAGCACAGGCGCTCGCTGTCGACCAGCGTACCGTCACAATCAAAGAAAACGCATTCTATCCGAGACATATTCCTTCCTTTTTCGGCTTTATCGCTTAGGGTAAATCGTGGTGCCAGACACTATCTTACAGAAGATGGCCCGCCGTTCCGACCTCTCTGTTTCTTTAAACATTCGACTAAATTGGCTTAACGAAGCAGCTTGCTCGCGCAGTTCATCCGAAATAGCGGTTAAAAAATGACAATTCGCAATAAAAAGCAGCAGATTCATCTCATTCGGCGGCCCATTTGGTATAGGATAGCGGCCGACTGATTTTCCCTTTTGGAACTCGCTAATGAGCACACCACAAAACAACGCCAGCGCCGGGCAAGGACTGTTAGAGCGCGTGTTTAAACTGAGTAAACATGGCACCACGCTGAGAACCGAGACCGTCGCCGGTTTCACGACCTTCCTGACCATGGTGTATATCGTGTTCGTCAATCCGCAGATCCTCGGCGTGGCGGGCATGGACAAGCAGGCCGTGTTTGTGACCACCTGTCTTATCGCCGCCTTTGGCAGCATTCTGATGGGCCTTGTCGCCAATCTGCCGGTTGCTCTGGCACCGGCGATGGGCCTGAACGCCTTCTTCGCCTTTGTCGTCGTCGGCGCCATGGGGATTTCCTGGCAGACCGGCATGGGCGCGATTTTCTGGGGTGCGGTCGGGTTGTTCCTGCTGACCGTCTTTCGCGTGCGCTACTGGATGATCGCCAATATTCCGGCCAGCCTGCGTATCGGCATTACCAGCGGTATCGGGCTATTTATCGCCATGATGGGGCTGAAAAACGCGGGCATCGTGGTCGCCAATCCCGACACGCTGGTGGCCATCGGCCATCTGACCTCCCATTCGGTGCTGCTGGGCGCGCTGGGCTTCTTTATTATCGCCATTCTGGCCGCGCGCAACGTGCACGCCGCCGTGCTGGTGTCTATTGTGATCACCACGCTTATCGGCTGGGCACTGGGCGACGTGCACTATGCCGGTATTTGGTCGATGCCGCCGAGCGTAAGCAGCGTTGTCGGGCAGGTTGATATCAAGGGCGCGCTGAACGTGGGCCTTGCCGGGATTATCTTCTCCTTCATGCTGGTCAACCTGTTCGACTCTTCCGGTACGCTGATTGGCGTGACCGACAAGGCCGGACTGACCGACAGCAAAGGCAAATTCCCGCAGATGAAGCAGGCACTGTTTGTCGACAGCCTGAGTTCGGTCGCCGGTTCGTTTATCGGCACCTCTTCCGTGACTGCCTATATTGAAAGCTGCTCCGGCGTCTCCATCGGGGGCGTACCGGCCTGACCGCTGTCGTTACCGGTATTCTGTTCCTGCTGGTTATCTTTATTTCGCCGCTGGCCGGAATGGTGCCGGGTTATGCCGCCGCCGGTGCGCTGATTTATGTCGGCGTGCTGATGACCTCGAGTCTGGCGCGCGTAACCTGGGACGACCTGACCGAAGCGGTACCCGCCTTCGTTACGGCCGTGATGATGCCGTTCAGCTTCTCGATTACCGAAGGCATTGCGCTTGGGTTCATTTCATACGTCGTGATGAAGCTCGGAAGCGGGCGCTGGCGTGAAATCAGCCCGTGCGTGATCGTCGTGACGCTGCTGTTTGTCCTGAAAATCGCGTTTATCGACAGCAAATAACCGCTTCAGCGCAAAAATAAAAAAGGCCGCATTCGCGGCCTTTTTTTATCGCGACCCTCGTAGTCTACTTCTTGAAGCGGCGAGTAAAGTCGGAGAACGAACTCAGCTGGCCCGTGAGATGGTCCAGCGTGCTTTGATCGATCACTTCGCCCACCTGTGCATCCACCTTGTTTTGAATCACGCCGCCCATAAATTCGGGCTTGTTGAGCACCATGGCATCCAGAAAGACCAGAATCTGCCGCAGATGATACTGACAGCGCGCGCCGCCAATGGCACCCATCGAGCTGGTCTGAATCAGTACCGGCTTGCCCGCCAAAGGCTGTTCCGGCACGCGCGACAGCCAGTCGATGGCATTCTTCAGGCCGCCCGGCACCGAATAGTTGTATTCCGGCGTGACGATGATGACGCCGTCCGCCTCACGAATTAGCGCGGCCATCTTCTCCACAGTGGCCGGAAATCCCGACTCCTGCTGAACATCGGCATCGTATAACGGAATGTCGCCAATCGACGGCAAGGCTTCAATGGTGACACCTTCGGGAGCCAGTTTTGGCAGCGTGCGCGCCACCATGGCGTTGAACGAGCCTTTACGCAAGCTGCCGAGCAGGGTGACGAACTTCAGTGGTTGAGTAGACATAAACGACTCCTGTGCAATGAAAAGGGCGATCACTTGGCCGGCGGTAAGCTGGTTAGTTTCATGAAGTGTAGCGAATCGACCTGCTGCTGCGAGGAGAAAGTCTGCGCGCGCACAAATCCTTCCTCGGGATGATAGTGCCAGCAAATCAGGCGCTGAAAAGCAGGGCTGTGCGCGCAGGACCAGATAATCGAGCCTTCAATGTTGCTCATCACCTGCACGTTCTGCGTGATGCTGGAGCGCAATCGGCCGGAAAGGGGATGCAGACTCAGCGTATCGGCAGTGATGTCGGTTTGCCCCGAGAGTTTGTGGACGCTCTGGCGAATGCATTCCAGCTGCGAAGCGGATTCATCGGGGTCGGCCTGCACGGCTATCCAGGTTTTTTCCACGGCAGAGAAGGCGACTTGTCGTGTCTGATGCAGCGCGCTGCGGGCATGAAGGATTTCGAGGTCGAGTCCGGCCTTGCCCTCAATGCTCAGCATGACGCCCAGCGTGCTGCTGGCGTAGGCGAGACTGAAATCGGGAAGACCGCTGGCGGCAAAGCTTGGGCGACCACTGGGCAGGATGATAATTTGCGGCAGTTGCGTCATGCCGAACAGATAAAACATCAGTTCGGCCAGCAGCACGCGTCCGTGGATAAACCGCTGGCGCAGCTTCGGGGCAAGGGTGTTGGCGAAGGTTAAAACGTCGGCGGGCAGGCGGTGGGTATCCGGCTCGCTCTCCGTGACTCTCCATCGGGCAAAGTGGCACGCCATTGTTCACTCCATGATTAATGGGTCGTACAAATTTATATCAATTGCGCTCAATACTACGATCGCCGAGCAAATTATATAAATAACTTATCCGCAAATAATGCGCTGCCGCAGGGGGAAAGGTGAATAAGAAAATACCGGTTATGGAATAGGCAGAAACAAACAGTAAAGGGCGGGGAAAAATGCCCCCGCGCGACGAGAACCGCAGCGGGGGCGAGAGGAGATTATTTTCCGATACAGAAACTGGAGAAGATACGGCCCAGCAGATCATCGGAGCTGAATTCACCGGTGATTTCGCTCAGCGACTGCTGGGAAAGGCGCAGTTCTTCGGCCAGCAATTCGCCCGCCCAGGCACCCAGGAGCTGATCTTTGCCCTGCAACAAATGTTGCGCCGCCTGCTCGAGGGCCTGCAAGTGGCGACGACGTGCCAAAAATCCGCCTTCCATGTTCTGATTAAAGCCCATGCTCTCTTTGAGATGGTCACGCAGCAGGTCGATACCGTCGCCCGTACGCGCAGAAAGACGAATAAGTGAGTGACCATTTACTTCGGTTTTACCCATCGTCTCGCCGGTAATGTCGGCCTTGTTGCGGACAACAACAATAGGCAGCGAGGCAGGAAGGCGCGCCATGAATTCGGGCCAGATGTCGGCAGGTTCGGTCGCGGCGGTCGTGGTTCCGTCCACCATAAACAGCACGGTGTCGGCCTGTTCTATCTCGTTCCACGCACGTTCGATGCCGATACGCTCGACTTCGTCACTGGCTTCGCGCAATCCGGCGGTATCGATAATATGCAAAGGCATGCCGTCGATATGAATGTGTTCACGCAAGACGTCGCGCGTGGTCCCGGCGATGTCGGTGACTATCGCGGCTTCACGACCTGCCAACGCATTGAGCAGACTGGATTTTCCGGCGTTTGGACGACCGGCGATCACCACTTTCATCCCTTCGCGCAACAGGCTGCCCTGACGCGCTTCGGTACGCACGGCATTAAGGTCGCCGATCACCGCATTCAGCTGGGCTTCGATTTTACCGTCGGACAGGAAGTCGATTTCCTCATCCGGGAAGTCAATCGCCGCTTCGACGTAGATGCGCAGGTTAGTGAGTGCTTCCACCAAGTGATGGATACGGGACGAGAACGCGCCCTGCAACGAGTTGACCGCCGAACGGGCCGCCTGCTCGGAACTGGCGTCAATCAGGTCGGCAATCGCCTCGGCCTGCGCCAAATCCAGTTTGTCGTTAAGAAACGCGCGCTCCGAGAACTCGCCCGGCCGCGCAATGCGCACGCCCGGCACGGCAAGAATACGCCGGATGAGCAGGTCGAGGATAACCGGCCCGCCGTGACCTTGCAGCTCGAGCACGTCCTCTCCGGTAAAGGAGTTGGGGCCGGGGAACCACAGTGCAATCCCCTGATCCAGCGTGCTGCCGTCGGCATTCAGAAAGGGCAGGTAATCGGCGTAACGCGGCTTAGGCAGCTTGCCCAGGATCTCCTGCGCGATAAGGCGGGCGGCGCGGCCGGAGATGCGCACAATACCGACGCCGCCGCGGCCTGGCGGCGTAGCTTGAGCAACGATAGTGTCTGACGTATTCATAGAGTTCTCTGCGTTTTATCTAAAAAAGAAGGCGGTCAAATGACCGCCTTCCTGTGTACCTATTATACAGCGTCGTTAACTTTTACGCTTTCTTCTTGTCGCGGCTGTGAAGACCACGTTTTTCCAGCCCGCGATAAATCAGCTGCTGCTGGAGAATGGTAACCAGGTTGCTGACGATGTAGTACACCACCAGACCAGACGGGAACCACAGGAAGAACACGGTGAAGATAACCGGCATAAAGGTCATTATCTTCTGCTGCATCGGGTCGGTCACGGTCGTCGGCGACATCTTCTGAATGAAGAACATCGTGATACCCATCATGACCGGCAGGATGTAGTACGGGTCTTGCGCCGACAGGTCATGGATCCACAGAATGAACGGCGCGTGGCGCAGTTCGATGGAACCGGACAGCATGTAATACAGTGCCAGGAAGATAGGCATCTGGATTACCAGCGGCAGACAGCCACCCAGCGGGTTGACCTTCTCGGACTTGTACAGCGCCATCATTTCCTGACTCATGCGCTGTTTGTCGTCACCAATGCGCTCGCGCATCGCGGCCAGTTTCGGCTGAAGCATACGCATTTTCGCCATCGACGTATATTGCGCACGGGTCAGTGGGTACATGATACCGCGCACGATAAAGGTGATGATGATAATGGAGAAGCCCCAGTTACCGATAAAGCTGTGGATAAACTTCAGCAGCTTGAACAGCGGCTGAGAGATGAACCACAACCAGCCGTAGTCAACAGTCAGGTCAAGGTGAGGCGCAATTGCGGCCATCTTGTCCTGAATTTCAGGGCCAACCCACAGGATAGAACCAACCTGCTGCTGCGCGCCCGGCTGAACAACAAACGGCGCACCTTTGAAGCCGATAGACGCGATGCCGTTATTGTTGTTGGTATAGAAGGTGTTGCTGTCTTTCGCAGACGGGATCCACGCAGTGGCAAAATACTGCTGCAACATGGCAACCCAGCCGCCCTGCGTCGTGACATTCAGATTCTCGTCCTTGTCGAACGCGTATTTCTGATATTTGTCGTCGCTTGAAGAGTAAGCCGCGCCGCGATAGGTATGCAGAGCAAAGTTGTTGCTCCCGGTATCACGATGCTTAGGCAACTCGACGGTTTGTTTCAGCTGACCGAACAGGGTCAGATCCAGCGGTGCTGCCGTCGTGTTATTAATGTTGTATTCAACATTCACGGCATAGGCGCCACGCTTGATAACAAAAGTCTTGGTATAGACTGCGCCGTTAGGTGCCGTGTAGGTCATCGGAATACGCAGTTCTGCCTGACCTTCACCCAGGGTAAAGTTTTCCTGGCTGGTCGTGAACAGAGGACGCTCGCCGTTGGCCGGGTTGTCAGGACCGTTTTTGCCGGTCAGACCGCTTTGAGCCTGATAGACGAATGATGGAGACGTTTCGAGTAGCTGGAAAGGAGCTGTGGATTTCAGCGCTACCGGATATTGAGTCAACAGAGCCTGCTCGATATCGCCACCACGGGTGTTGATGGTCAAAGAAAGGACATCGGTGTTAA
It encodes:
- a CDS encoding TetR family transcriptional regulator encodes the protein MKDTTGFVKEKTLTSQSPQTTGRKNDPIGLKQRIFDSALNEFAESGLMGARMENIANNAETTKRMVVYHYKSKEALYMQVLEHVYRCLRKHELELDLSAYPPAEAIVKLVEASFDFHVSHPEFIRIVSTENMLRGRFIRQSTHIRQLNQTALTLLDDILERGKKGHLFKEDAQARDVHRLISSLCVHQVANKYTFGALFENPEELDTQTAHYRQLAVMVALRYLMI
- the yieH gene encoding 6-phosphogluconate phosphatase, which encodes MSRIECVFFDCDGTLVDSERLCCEAYVLMFAHFGVTVSYDVMFKKYKGVKLYEIIDIINREHGLQAGKEEMEKVFRQHVARLFDEKLEPIEGAKALLESITVPMCVVSNGPVTKMQHSLGLTGLLPFMGEKLFSGYDLQRWKPDPALLYHAADKMQVPVSSCILVEDSVAGVQAGIAANIPVYYYCADPHNPPIDHPLVTTFDDMHQLAAIWREKGYNIVK
- a CDS encoding NADPH-dependent FMN reductase codes for the protein MSTQPLKFVTLLGSLRKGSFNAMVARTLPKLAPEGVTIEALPSIGDIPLYDADVQQESGFPATVEKMAALIREADGVIIVTPEYNYSVPGGLKNAIDWLSRVPEQPLAGKPVLIQTSSMGAIGGARCQYHLRQILVFLDAMVLNKPEFMGGVIQNKVDAQVGEVIDQSTLDHLTGQLSSFSDFTRRFKK
- a CDS encoding 4'-phosphopantetheinyl transferase family protein — translated: MACHFARWRVTESEPDTHRLPADVLTFANTLAPKLRQRFIHGRVLLAELMFYLFGMTQLPQIIILPSGRPSFAASGLPDFSLAYASSTLGVMLSIEGKAGLDLEILHARSALHQTRQVAFSAVEKTWIAVQADPDESASQLECIRQSVHKLSGQTDITADTLSLHPLSGRLRSSITQNVQVMSNIEGSIIWSCAHSPAFQRLICWHYHPEEGFVRAQTFSSQQQVDSLHFMKLTSLPPAK
- the mnmE gene encoding tRNA uridine-5-carboxymethylaminomethyl(34) synthesis GTPase MnmE, which gives rise to MNTSDTIVAQATPPGRGGVGIVRISGRAARLIAQEILGKLPKPRYADYLPFLNADGSTLDQGIALWFPGPNSFTGEDVLELQGHGGPVILDLLIRRILAVPGVRIARPGEFSERAFLNDKLDLAQAEAIADLIDASSEQAARSAVNSLQGAFSSRIHHLVEALTNLRIYVEAAIDFPDEEIDFLSDGKIEAQLNAVIGDLNAVRTEARQGSLLREGMKVVIAGRPNAGKSSLLNALAGREAAIVTDIAGTTRDVLREHIHIDGMPLHIIDTAGLREASDEVERIGIERAWNEIEQADTVLFMVDGTTTAATEPADIWPEFMARLPASLPIVVVRNKADITGETMGKTEVNGHSLIRLSARTGDGIDLLRDHLKESMGFNQNMEGGFLARRRHLQALEQAAQHLLQGKDQLLGAWAGELLAEELRLSQQSLSEITGEFSSDDLLGRIFSSFCIGK
- the yidC gene encoding membrane protein insertase YidC: MDSQRNLFLIALLFVSFMIWQAWQTDHAPQPANQTTQQTANTATGDAANQAVPGSGQGKLITVNTDVLSLTINTRGGDIEQALLTQYPVALKSTAPFQLLETSPSFVYQAQSGLTGKNGPDNPANGERPLFTTSQENFTLGEGQAELRIPMTYTAPNGAVYTKTFVIKRGAYAVNVEYNINNTTAAPLDLTLFGQLKQTVELPKHRDTGSNNFALHTYRGAAYSSSDDKYQKYAFDKDENLNVTTQGGWVAMLQQYFATAWIPSAKDSNTFYTNNNNGIASIGFKGAPFVVQPGAQQQVGSILWVGPEIQDKMAAIAPHLDLTVDYGWLWFISQPLFKLLKFIHSFIGNWGFSIIIITFIVRGIMYPLTRAQYTSMAKMRMLQPKLAAMRERIGDDKQRMSQEMMALYKSEKVNPLGGCLPLVIQMPIFLALYYMLSGSIELRHAPFILWIHDLSAQDPYYILPVMMGITMFFIQKMSPTTVTDPMQQKIMTFMPVIFTVFFLWFPSGLVVYYIVSNLVTILQQQLIYRGLEKRGLHSRDKKKA